Proteins found in one Anoplolepis gracilipes chromosome 7, ASM4749672v1, whole genome shotgun sequence genomic segment:
- the LOC140667512 gene encoding uncharacterized protein isoform X1: MNSSAGRCVRAAIPRDSRINSDGTERHAYAVSSIEPYGIEWVRSDLGEISKFVSGIDGKSIATTQRVNARRCYKTSSSSGYSSHSPLLSIGSCSHYASTSTKDLSYGGLAVIHESETASVPQPIWPPIACHQAENIDYEGIIYTCRVCGCTCNYLPSSSSPSTSSPPKASTREMLLELSQTLNSMIDGDIAVAPEDILHDISRIVSLEIGPRNDNLYEYVCPSWTFNDDLSASPSYIKDIPSRGNSANSELYVSPRAFYENNSVRSALLLKNDKMTRQKNAERERSYKTASGHVLEYLDGRHAESGCAKLSFGLDKDSKRCQNGLTSTESKYSMQLDYSDIGSSSEETITSSNDWNGRLAVRGLGKDFDFTLDVTRAERLSRTIAKAKRKRQWCRVLTTLFGLIFFVLSIIVVSLCVTRGRKVFGSI; this comes from the exons ATGAATTCGAGTGCCGGTCGATGCGTTCGAGCGGCGATCCCGCGCGATTCCAGAATCAATTCCGATGGTACAGAAAGACACGCTTACGCTGTGTCGTCAATCGAGCCGTATGGGATCGAATG GGTAAGGTCAGACTTGGGTGAGATCTCTAAATTCGTAAGCGGCATAGACGGCAAGTCAATAGCTACAACTCAGCGAGTTAATGCAAGAAGATGTTACAAAACATCAAGCAGCTCCGGTTACTCGAGTCATTCTCCGCTGTTATCGATCGGTTCATGCTCTCATTATGCATCAACGTCGACGAAAGATCTGTCGTACGGTGGTCTAGCCGTGATTCATGAAAGCGAAACAGCTTCTGTACCACAACCTATTTGGCCTCCCATTGCATGTCATCAAGCTGAAAATATCGATTACGAAG GTATTATCTATACGTGTCGCGTATGTGGCTGCACGTGTAACTATTTGCCGTCGTCGTCATCACCGTCGACATCATCACCACCGAAAGCATCTACGCGCGAGATGCTACTTGAATTATCTCAAACTCTCAATTCTATGATAGATGGTGACATTGCTGTGGCACCGGAAGATATTTTGCACGATATCTCGCGTATTGTTTCTCTCGAGATCGGTCCAAGGAATGACAATTTATACGAATACGTTTGTCCTTCCTGGACTTTTAACGACGATCTATCGGCATCGCCAAGTTACATCAAGGACATACCGTCGAGAGGAAATTCTGCCAATTCCGAATTATACGTTAGTCCTCGTGCTTTCTACGAGAATAACTCGGTGCGATCCGCATTGTTGcttaaaaatgataagatGACGAGACAGAAAAACGCAGAAAGGGAAAGGTCTTACAAAACAGCCAGTGGTCATGTTCTTGAATACCTTGATGGTAGGCATGCTGAAAGTGGTTGTGCGAAACTATCATTTGGATTAGACAAAGATTCTAAGCGATGCCAAAACGGACTTACCTCGACCGAATCGAAATATTCAATG CAGCTAGATTACAGCGACATTGGTTCATCGAGCGAAGAAACGATCACTTCGTCGAACGATTGGAATGGTCGTTTAGCCGTTAGAGGCTTAGGAAAGGACTTCGACTTCACTCTCGACGTAACGCGTGCCGAGCGCTTAAGTCGAACAATCGCAAAAGCGAAACGGAAGCGGCAATGGTGTAGAGTCCTCACCACTCTCTttggtttaattttttttgtattaagtATCATCGTTGTCTCGTTATGCGTAACGAGGGGTCGTAAGGTGTTTGGAAGTATTTAA
- the LOC140667512 gene encoding uncharacterized protein isoform X2: MNSSAGRCVRAAIPRDSRINSDGTERHAYAVSSIEPYGIEWVRSDLGEISKFVSGIDGKSIATTQRVNARRCYKTSSSSGYSSHSPLLSIGSCSHYASTSTKDLSYGGLAVIHESETASVPQPIWPPIACHQAENIDYEGIIYTCRVCGCTCNYLPSSSSPSTSSPPKASTREMLLELSQTLNSMIDGDIAVAPEDILHDISRIVSLEIGPRNDNLYEYVCPSWTFNDDLSASPSYIKDIPSRGNSANSELYVSPRAFYENNSVRSALLLKNDKMTRQKNAERERSYKTASGHVLEYLDGRHAESGCAKLSFGLDKDSKRCQNGLTSTESKYSMLDYSDIGSSSEETITSSNDWNGRLAVRGLGKDFDFTLDVTRAERLSRTIAKAKRKRQWCRVLTTLFGLIFFVLSIIVVSLCVTRGRKVFGSI, from the exons ATGAATTCGAGTGCCGGTCGATGCGTTCGAGCGGCGATCCCGCGCGATTCCAGAATCAATTCCGATGGTACAGAAAGACACGCTTACGCTGTGTCGTCAATCGAGCCGTATGGGATCGAATG GGTAAGGTCAGACTTGGGTGAGATCTCTAAATTCGTAAGCGGCATAGACGGCAAGTCAATAGCTACAACTCAGCGAGTTAATGCAAGAAGATGTTACAAAACATCAAGCAGCTCCGGTTACTCGAGTCATTCTCCGCTGTTATCGATCGGTTCATGCTCTCATTATGCATCAACGTCGACGAAAGATCTGTCGTACGGTGGTCTAGCCGTGATTCATGAAAGCGAAACAGCTTCTGTACCACAACCTATTTGGCCTCCCATTGCATGTCATCAAGCTGAAAATATCGATTACGAAG GTATTATCTATACGTGTCGCGTATGTGGCTGCACGTGTAACTATTTGCCGTCGTCGTCATCACCGTCGACATCATCACCACCGAAAGCATCTACGCGCGAGATGCTACTTGAATTATCTCAAACTCTCAATTCTATGATAGATGGTGACATTGCTGTGGCACCGGAAGATATTTTGCACGATATCTCGCGTATTGTTTCTCTCGAGATCGGTCCAAGGAATGACAATTTATACGAATACGTTTGTCCTTCCTGGACTTTTAACGACGATCTATCGGCATCGCCAAGTTACATCAAGGACATACCGTCGAGAGGAAATTCTGCCAATTCCGAATTATACGTTAGTCCTCGTGCTTTCTACGAGAATAACTCGGTGCGATCCGCATTGTTGcttaaaaatgataagatGACGAGACAGAAAAACGCAGAAAGGGAAAGGTCTTACAAAACAGCCAGTGGTCATGTTCTTGAATACCTTGATGGTAGGCATGCTGAAAGTGGTTGTGCGAAACTATCATTTGGATTAGACAAAGATTCTAAGCGATGCCAAAACGGACTTACCTCGACCGAATCGAAATATTCAATG CTAGATTACAGCGACATTGGTTCATCGAGCGAAGAAACGATCACTTCGTCGAACGATTGGAATGGTCGTTTAGCCGTTAGAGGCTTAGGAAAGGACTTCGACTTCACTCTCGACGTAACGCGTGCCGAGCGCTTAAGTCGAACAATCGCAAAAGCGAAACGGAAGCGGCAATGGTGTAGAGTCCTCACCACTCTCTttggtttaattttttttgtattaagtATCATCGTTGTCTCGTTATGCGTAACGAGGGGTCGTAAGGTGTTTGGAAGTATTTAA
- the Fkbp39 gene encoding 46 kDa FK506-binding nuclear protein isoform X2 — translation MFWALILEPHKEYSQIVERSFHVSMATLDLASLSDKLVQVFVRYKEKCYLLCNLIEDKKCQVPLDINFEEGTYVTFLTYGRGFVHLTGYILPYDEICSDNSEEEERKTKSQEDGKKVKISKQESFDKSNDQDANSKENYGSLEEEDNDVDMEDMEQEKNENDNDNDEDEDEDEDEDEEEEEEKEQEHEKKEIENQQQQKQKKNHDKQYKTNGKEIKQEQQSKKQNKKTEQQMQQKNLNQAKKRIIEGGVQVEDIKIGDGALATLGKNVTVYYVARCKMGKEEKKFDSCIQGKGYKFRVGKGEVIRGWEIGIIGMKVGGKRRLTIPPNLGYGAKEVSPVPANSTLTFDIELKKVN, via the exons ATGTTTTGGG cATTGATATTGGAACCACATAAAGAGTACTCGCAGATAGTCGAACGTTCATTCCACGTGTCTATGGCGACTTTGGATTTGGCTTCACTCt cTGATAAACTAGTACAAGTATTTGTACGTTACAAGGAAAAATGTTATCtactttgtaatttaatagaagACAAAAAATGTCAGGTACcacttgatataaattttgaagaagGAACTTATGTAACCTTTTTGACCTATGGTCGAGGTTTTGTACATCTGACTGGATATATATTACCATATGATGAGATATGTTCAGATAATTCTGAAGAAGAAGAG AGAAAGACAAAATCACAAGAAGATGGGAAAAAAGTAAAGATATCTAAGCAAGAATCTTTTGATAAAAGCAATGATCAAGATGCTAATTCTAAGGAAAATTATGGCTCTTTGGAAGAAGAGGATAATGATGTGGATATGGAAGATATGGAACAggaaaaaaacgaaaatgaCAACGACAATGATGAGGATGAGGATGAGGATGAGGATGAAgatgaagaggaagaggaggagaaggagcaAGAACATGAAAAAAAGGAGATAGAGAATCAACAGCAACAAAAGCAAAAAAAGAATCATGATAAGCAATATAAAACTAATgggaaagaaattaaacaagAGCAGCAAAGTAAGAAACAAAACAAGAAAACGGAGCAGCAAATGCAACAGAAGAATCTAAACCAAGCAAAGAAGAGAATCATTGAGGGTGGTGTGCAAGTGGAAGATATAAAAATCGGTGACGGTGCACTCGCGACACTTGGCAAAAATGTTACAGTTTATTACGTGGCACGCTGTAAAAtgggaaaagaagaaaagaaatttgattCTTGTATCCAAGGAAAAGGCTATAAATTTCGCGTCGGTAAAGGAGAAGTGATCAGAGGATGGGAAATAGGAATCATTGGAATGAAAGTTGGTGGGAAGCGTCGTCTCACGATACCGCCTAACTTGGG GTATGGAGCTAAAGAAGTTTCTCCCGTTCCTGCTAATAGCACACTTACATTCGATATTGAACTGaagaaagttaattaa
- the Fkbp39 gene encoding 46 kDa FK506-binding nuclear protein isoform X1 yields the protein MFWALILEPHKEYSQIVERSFHVSMATLDLASLSDKLVQVFVRYKEKCYLLCNLIEDKKCQVPLDINFEEGTYVTFLTYGRGFVHLTGYILPYDEICSDNSEEEEVENEIEKKKEKWLITNNQNSLKRKTKSQEDGKKVKISKQESFDKSNDQDANSKENYGSLEEEDNDVDMEDMEQEKNENDNDNDEDEDEDEDEDEEEEEEKEQEHEKKEIENQQQQKQKKNHDKQYKTNGKEIKQEQQSKKQNKKTEQQMQQKNLNQAKKRIIEGGVQVEDIKIGDGALATLGKNVTVYYVARCKMGKEEKKFDSCIQGKGYKFRVGKGEVIRGWEIGIIGMKVGGKRRLTIPPNLGYGAKEVSPVPANSTLTFDIELKKVN from the exons ATGTTTTGGG cATTGATATTGGAACCACATAAAGAGTACTCGCAGATAGTCGAACGTTCATTCCACGTGTCTATGGCGACTTTGGATTTGGCTTCACTCt cTGATAAACTAGTACAAGTATTTGTACGTTACAAGGAAAAATGTTATCtactttgtaatttaatagaagACAAAAAATGTCAGGTACcacttgatataaattttgaagaagGAACTTATGTAACCTTTTTGACCTATGGTCGAGGTTTTGTACATCTGACTGGATATATATTACCATATGATGAGATATGTTCAGATAATTCTGAAGAAGAAGAGGTAGAAAacgagatagaaaaaaaaaaagaaaaatggttaattactaataatcaaaattcttTGAAGAGAAAGACAAAATCACAAGAAGATGGGAAAAAAGTAAAGATATCTAAGCAAGAATCTTTTGATAAAAGCAATGATCAAGATGCTAATTCTAAGGAAAATTATGGCTCTTTGGAAGAAGAGGATAATGATGTGGATATGGAAGATATGGAACAggaaaaaaacgaaaatgaCAACGACAATGATGAGGATGAGGATGAGGATGAGGATGAAgatgaagaggaagaggaggagaaggagcaAGAACATGAAAAAAAGGAGATAGAGAATCAACAGCAACAAAAGCAAAAAAAGAATCATGATAAGCAATATAAAACTAATgggaaagaaattaaacaagAGCAGCAAAGTAAGAAACAAAACAAGAAAACGGAGCAGCAAATGCAACAGAAGAATCTAAACCAAGCAAAGAAGAGAATCATTGAGGGTGGTGTGCAAGTGGAAGATATAAAAATCGGTGACGGTGCACTCGCGACACTTGGCAAAAATGTTACAGTTTATTACGTGGCACGCTGTAAAAtgggaaaagaagaaaagaaatttgattCTTGTATCCAAGGAAAAGGCTATAAATTTCGCGTCGGTAAAGGAGAAGTGATCAGAGGATGGGAAATAGGAATCATTGGAATGAAAGTTGGTGGGAAGCGTCGTCTCACGATACCGCCTAACTTGGG GTATGGAGCTAAAGAAGTTTCTCCCGTTCCTGCTAATAGCACACTTACATTCGATATTGAACTGaagaaagttaattaa
- the Arp6 gene encoding actin-related protein 6 — MSNSTFILDNGAYTAKAGLSNETPKLVPNCIMKAKSERRRPFIGNQIEECRDASGLFYMLPFQKGYLVNWDIQKTLWDYIFSKESCSVNLNQSSVIVTEPMFNFPSIQEAMTEIFFEEYECHSLLRINATSLSCYNYRFENPNTKCCIVVDSGYSFTHIIPYINDTKVKEGIRRIDVGGKLLTNHLKEILSYRQLHVMDETYVINQVKEDCCFVSQDFFKDMERVKCRLEKNTIAKDYVLPDYTTLRRGYIKDPEPSNEQQTLRLTNERFAIPEILFHPSDIGIRQMGIPEAIIDSVKACDEETWPHFLSNIILTGGNAKFPGFKDRIYKEIRSLAPTEYAVNVYLPENPITYAWFGGKQLSQNTMFSNLLVTREEYEEEGASICFEKFDI, encoded by the exons atgagtAACTCTACTTTTATTCTCGATAATGGTGCTTATACAGCAAAAGCTGGTTTATCCAATGAAACACCCAA ATTAGTTCCAAATTGTATAATGAAAGCAAAGAGCGAACGTCGCAGACCCTTCATAGGAAACCAAATCGAAGAATGTAGAGATGCCTCCGGATTGTTTTACATGTTACCTTTCCAAAAAGGTTATTTGGTGAATTGGGATATTCAGAAAACTTTATgggattatatattttcgaaggAGTCTTGCTCGGTGAATTTAAATCAGTCGTCTGTGATAGTGACAGAACCAATGTTTAATTTCCCAAGCATACAAGAGGCTATGACAGAAATCTTTTTTGAGGAATACGAATGTCACAGTCTCCTGAGGATAAACGCTACGAGTCTTTCATGTTACAATTATAGATTCGAAAATCCTAATACAAAATGCTGCATAGTAGTAGACAGCGGTTACAGTTTTACGCACATTATACCTTACATCAACGATACAAAAGTAAAGGAAGGGATACGAAGAATAGATGTAGGTGGCAAGCTTCTAACAAACCACCTGAAAGAAATACTATCTTATCGTCAGCTGCATGTTATGGACGAAACGTACGTGATTAATCAAGTGAAAGAAGATTGTTGTTTTGTATCTCAAGATTTCTTTAAAGATATGGAACGGGTCAAATGTAGGCTGGAGAAAAATACCATCGCTAAGGATTATGTTTTGCCAGATTATACAACTCTACGACGTGGATATATTAAGGATCCGGAGCCATCTAACGAGCAACAAACATTACGTTTGACTAATGAGAGATTTGCCATACCAGAAATATTATTCCATCCATCGGACATCGGTATCCGACAAATGGGTATTCCCGAAGCTATTATAGATTCCGTAAAGGCTTGCGATGAAGAAACATGGCCCCATTTTCTATCCAATATTATTCTAACTGGTGGTAATGCAAAATTTCCAGGATTtaaagacagaatttataaagaaattagaaGTTTAGCTCCGACAGAATATGCCGTAAACGTCTATTTACcggaaaa tCCAATTACTTATGCATGGTTTGGTGGGAAACAGCTTTCACAAAACACAATGTTTTCAAATCTTTTGGTAACGAGAGAAGAGTATGAAGAAGAGGGAGCATCTATAtgctttgaaaaatttgacatataa
- the Uba5 gene encoding ubiquitin-like modifier-activating enzyme 5: MNEVESLRRRIIELENELREKENKDDATATREKIKHMSEEVVDSNPYSRLMALKRMGIVENYEKIRELTVAVVGIGGVGSVTAEMLTRCGIGKLILFDYDNVELANMNRLFFQPHQAGQSKVEAAANTLRYINPDVEIEIHNYNISTIDHFSDFMNTISTSSLENGPVDLVLSCVDNFEARMAINTACNELNQKWFESGVSENAVSGHIQFIVPGETACFACAPPLIVASSIDEKTLKREGVCAASLPTTMGIVAGFLVQNALKFLLNFGQVSYYLGYNAMEDFFPKMTLKPNPNCDDAHCRQRQKEYARKPKSQQKPSKIIEEKPLHEDNKWGISLVDEQSEQLDEKTSVSTSGVRYAYTISAPIHATNSEREQTVPESTGISLEELMAEMKSI, translated from the exons GTAGAAAGCTTACGACGGAGGATTATAGAACTCGAAAACGAGTTacgagaaaaggaaaataaagatGATGCGACAGCAACGAGAGAAAAGATCAAACATATGTCAGAAGAGGTGGTGGATTCGAATCCGTAtag TCGATTGATGGCATTGAAGCGTATGggaattgttgaaaattatgaaaagataCGAGAATTAACAGTAGCTGTAGTTGGAATTGGTGGTGTTGGTAGCGTAACAGCAGAAATGTTGACAAGATGTGGTATCGGAAAG CTGATACTATTTGATTACGACAATGTAGAACTTGCAAATATGaacagattattttttcaaccACATCAAGCAGGTCAGAGCAAAGTAGAGGCAGCGGCAAATACTTTGCGTTATATAAATCCTGATGTGGAAATTGAAATACACAATTACAATATCTCAACTATCGatcatttttcagattttatgAATACAATAAG TACTTCTAGTTTGGAAAATGGACCAGTCGACTTGGTATTGAGCTGTGTTGATAATTTTGAAGCTCGTATGGCAATTAATACTGCATGTAATGAACTGAATCAGAAATGGTTTGAAAGCGGCGTTTCCGAAAACGCTGTCTCTGGTCACATTCAATTTATCGTGCCTGGTGAAACAGCGTGTTTTGCA tgTGCTCCACCTTTGATCGTAGCATCTAGCATTGACGAGAAAACTTTAAAACGCGAAGGTGTATGCGCTGCATCATTACCTACCACTATGGGTATAGTAGCAGGCTTTCTGGTGCAAAacgctttaaaatttttactaaactTTGGACAGGTGTCTTATTATTTGGGTTACAATGCTATGGAAGACTTTTTTCCTAAAATGACTTTAAAGCCAAATCCAAATTGCGACGACGCACATTGTAGACAAAGACAAAAAGAATATGCGCGAAAGCCAAAAAGTCAACAAAAACCAAGCAAGATTATTGAAGAAAAACCTCTACATGAAGATAATAAATGGG gaaTTTCACTAGTCGATGAACAAAGTGAACAACTGGATGAAAAAACGTCCGTATCAACTTCAGGTGTACGATATGCATATACTATTTCTGCACCTATACACGCGACCAATTCAGAAAGAGAACAAACTGTTCCTGAATCTACAGGAATAAGTTTGGAAGAATTAATGGCCGAAATGAAATCTATTTGA